One Glycine soja cultivar W05 chromosome 2, ASM419377v2, whole genome shotgun sequence genomic region harbors:
- the LOC114394052 gene encoding B3 domain-containing protein At2g36080-like: MSTNHYTMDLPEPTLWWPHPHQQQLTLIDPDPLPLNLNNDDNDNGDDNDNDENQTVTTTTTGGEEEIINNKEPMFEKPLTPSDVGKLNRLVIPKQHAEKYFPLSGGDSGSSECKGLLLSFEDESGKCWRFRYSYWNSSQSYVLTKGWSRYVKDKRLDAGDVVLFQRHRADAQRLFIGWRRRRQSDTLPPPAHVSSRKSGGDGNSSKNEGDVGVGWTRGLYPAHHPYPTHHHHPSPYHHQQDDSLHAVRGSQGQNQRTRPVGNSSSSSSSSSRVLRLFGVNMECQPEHDDSGPSTPQCSYNTNNILPSTQGTDIHSHLNFYQQQQTSNSKPPPHHMMIRHQPYYY, translated from the exons ATGTCGACAAACCACTACACCATGGACCTTCCCGAACCAACACTCTGGTGGCCACACCCACACCAACAACAACTAACCTTAATAGATCCAGACCCTCTCCCTCTGAACCTCAACAACGACGACAACGACAATGGCGACGACAACGACAACGACGAAAACCAAACAGTTACAACAACCACAAcaggaggagaagaagaaataataaacaataaagaACCGATGTTCGAGAAGCCGCTAACCCCGAGCGACGTGGGGAAGCTGAACCGCCTCGTAATCCCGAAGCAGCACGCTGAGAAGTACTTTCCACTGAGTGGTGGTGACTCGGGCAGTAGCGAGTGCAAGGGGCTGTTACTGAGTTTCGAGGACGAGTCGGGGAAGTGCTGGCGCTTCCGCTACTCGTACTGGAACAGCAGCCAGAGCTACGTGCTCACCAAAGGGTGGAGCCGTTACGTGAAGGACAAGCGCCTCGATGCGGGAGATGTCGTTTTATTCCAGCGCCACCGCGCCGACGCGCAGCGCCTCTTCATCGGCTGGAGGCGCAGGCGGCAGAGCGACACCCTGCCGCCGCCTGCGCACGTTAGCAGCAGGAAGAGTGGTGGTGATGGGAATAGTAGTAAGAATGAGGGTGATGTGGGCGTGGGCTGGACCAGAGGGCTCTATCCTGCGCATCATCCTTATCCTACGCATCATCATCATCCCTCGCCATACCATCACCAACAAGATGACTCTCTTCATGCAG TTAGAGGGTCCCAAGGTCAGAACCAAAGGACGAGACCAGTGGGAAACAGCAGTTCTAGTTCGAGTTCGAGTTCAAGGGTACTTAGGCTATTCGGGGTCAACATGGAATGCCAACCCGAACATGATGATTCTGGACCCTCCACACCCCAATGCTCCTACAATACTAACAACATATTGCCATCCACACAGGGCACAGATATTCATTCCCATCTCAATTtctaccaacaacaacaaacttcTAATTCCAAGCCTCCCCCTCATCACATGATGATACGTCACCAACCATACTACTACTAG